From Methanobrevibacter sp., the proteins below share one genomic window:
- the tgtA gene encoding tRNA guanosine(15) transglycosylase TgtA, protein MFEIKAKDNRGRVGVLKTKSGNIKTPNLMPVIHPRKQAIDVKKYGADIVITNAYLIYKDEELKQEAIEKGLHELIHFDGPIMTDSGSFQLSVYGDVDITNTEVIEFQELIKTDIGTSLDIPTAPFVEREKAEQDLEVTLERAKEAIDFRNSENMEMKLNSVVQGSTFMDLRRYCADELTKLDADLYPIGAVVPLMESYHYKDLVDVVMNSVAHLPDNKARHLMGAGHPMVFALAVAMGCDLFDSAAYILYAEDDRLLSTRGTYKLENLQEMPCSCEVCSNYTPDELRAMPKEQRRDLIAQHNLHVSFAELRLIRQAIYEGSLMELVEERCRVHPKLLDAYRQLGKYMDDMEKYDPRSKKSAFFYTGPESLARSEVKRHMQKLREMPKKRDLVILPASRKPYSKYISGKLGEFYIYGSEKELDLDNTDFMVLDIPFGLIPLDIDEVYPLSQNDAPKIKDVDSLEFIEDFISEFIEYYDQTLIHSRIIKDLDIGLYNAHSKSDEIRFKKDDVRKVKAIADYQFGNGAGEALFTGNIKIEKSKKTGKIRHIYDGKVIIANMRASDSYLVLSKEGAKRLHNKMPYPQNRVVVSEDSVPFALDGKSVFSKFVVTADENIRANDEVLIVSEDDELLAYGKALLSAHEMNDFNTGQAIKTRKGMKK, encoded by the coding sequence ATGTTCGAAATCAAAGCTAAAGATAATAGAGGCCGTGTAGGAGTTCTAAAAACTAAAAGTGGAAATATTAAAACTCCAAATTTAATGCCGGTAATTCATCCTCGTAAACAAGCCATAGACGTTAAGAAATATGGTGCCGATATTGTAATTACAAATGCATACCTGATCTATAAAGATGAAGAATTAAAACAGGAAGCGATTGAAAAGGGTTTGCATGAACTGATCCATTTTGATGGGCCTATAATGACAGATTCAGGTTCATTCCAGCTCTCTGTCTATGGGGATGTTGACATTACAAACACTGAAGTTATTGAGTTTCAGGAACTGATTAAAACAGATATCGGAACTAGTTTGGATATTCCAACGGCTCCTTTTGTTGAACGTGAAAAGGCAGAACAGGATTTGGAAGTAACTTTGGAACGTGCAAAAGAGGCCATTGACTTTAGAAACTCTGAAAATATGGAAATGAAGTTAAACTCTGTTGTACAGGGATCAACATTCATGGATTTAAGAAGATATTGTGCCGATGAACTTACAAAACTTGATGCCGATCTATATCCTATAGGTGCCGTTGTTCCATTGATGGAATCATATCATTATAAGGACCTTGTTGACGTTGTAATGAATTCCGTAGCTCATTTGCCGGACAACAAGGCTCGCCATTTAATGGGTGCAGGTCATCCAATGGTATTTGCACTTGCAGTTGCTATGGGCTGTGACCTGTTTGATTCTGCAGCATACATCCTATATGCAGAAGACGATAGGCTGTTGTCTACAAGAGGAACCTATAAGCTGGAAAATCTTCAGGAAATGCCCTGTTCCTGTGAAGTCTGTTCCAACTACACTCCTGATGAATTGAGAGCAATGCCGAAAGAGCAGAGAAGAGATTTAATAGCACAACACAATCTTCACGTATCCTTCGCCGAATTGAGATTGATTCGTCAGGCAATTTATGAAGGCTCTTTGATGGAACTTGTAGAGGAACGTTGCAGAGTGCATCCTAAGCTATTGGATGCATACAGGCAGCTTGGAAAGTATATGGATGATATGGAGAAATATGATCCTAGAAGCAAAAAGTCCGCATTTTTCTACACAGGTCCGGAGTCATTAGCCAGAAGTGAAGTCAAAAGACACATGCAGAAGCTTCGTGAAATGCCTAAAAAACGCGATCTTGTGATTCTTCCAGCTAGCCGTAAGCCTTACTCAAAGTACATATCAGGCAAACTGGGAGAGTTCTATATTTATGGTAGTGAAAAGGAGCTTGATTTGGACAATACTGACTTTATGGTTTTGGATATTCCATTCGGTTTGATCCCGTTGGATATAGATGAGGTATATCCATTAAGTCAAAATGATGCCCCTAAGATAAAGGATGTAGATAGTCTTGAATTCATTGAGGACTTCATTTCAGAGTTTATTGAATATTATGACCAGACACTGATCCATTCAAGGATTATTAAGGATTTGGATATAGGATTGTATAATGCCCATTCAAAATCAGATGAAATAAGATTCAAAAAGGACGATGTCAGAAAGGTTAAGGCCATTGCGGACTATCAATTTGGAAATGGTGCTGGAGAAGCTTTATTTACCGGAAACATAAAGATTGAAAAAAGTAAGAAAACAGGTAAAATTAGACACATTTATGACGGTAAAGTGATAATAGCTAATATGAGAGCATCAGATAGCTATTTGGTCCTTTCAAAGGAAGGGGCTAAAAGATTACATAACAAAATGCCTTACCCTCAAAACAGGGTTGTTGTAAGCGAAGATTCAGTTCCGTTTGCATTGGATGGAAAAAGCGTATTCTCCAAGTTTGTAGTGACTGCTGACGAGAATATACGTGCAAATGATGAGGTTCTGATAGTAAGTGAAGATGATGAATTGCTTGCATATGGAAAGGCATTGCTTTCTGCTCATGAAATGAATGATTTTAACACTGGTCAAGCTATTAAAACAAGAAAAGGAATGAAAAAGTAA